The genomic stretch GTACCATCCGATGAGATAACCGAAGCCAGCGAAGAAGGTAATAGCGCCGGCGTAGCGGCGGATGAAGAGCATGGAGGCATAGCTCACGGACATGGGGATCAGGAAGTGGAGGTTGGAGGAGGCGCCGAAAGAGAGGTAGGAGAGGACCGCCCCCGAGAGGGCGGCGTAGAGGTGTCGCGGTAGCGTCCCGGGGACCAGCCGCCACGCGAGGCTCACGGGAATCGTGGCCACGAAGCAGAAGAGGAAGCGGAGGACGGGGACGGAGACCCCGATCGCCGCCGCCATCGACGCCATCTCCATCGCCATGGGAGCGAGCGATCGAGCgcaagaaaggaggagaagaagggtttCGCCTCTTGACCGCACGACGGAGATATCAAATCCTATTTATATTAACTTGCACCGATGGGAACGATCAGAGATTAGCCTGATTCGATTCAACTGGGCGGGGCCCACATGGGTTGTATCGGAGTTCGCTCCTCGTAAGTTCCCCTCCTCGCAGTCCGTTAGTGGCTGGTTTTAATGGGTTCGCGTGGGGGTCGGACGCAAGAGGGGTGAGTAAAAGCTCGAGATCGACGGGTTTTACGGACGGGAGCTCGGACGCTCTGACACATCCTGCGTCGACTCGACGTGACTATCCCTGCGAACCTACCCACCAATGGCGAGTCGCCGAAAGTTAACTCTGACAAGTCTCTGCACGACGTACACCGGGCCTGCAATTGGGTCCTCCTGTGGGTATGTGACCAGAGACAGGACGCCATTTGAGGCGCTCTCAGAACTCGTGggggaggggtgggggggggggtgccACGAGACACGTGAGGGTCCGATATCAACCGCTCGATAATGTTGCCTCGAGTATATCGTCATAGCGGTACGTTTAAAATGAGTGGTAATAAATGGCTCCCAAATGGAATCGACGGCTCTTAAATGGTTTGCCGGTTCTGCATCCAGGTTGGTGGACAACGGGTCCCACGAATGATAGGACTCACTTAAattgatattaaaatattaatatttaaattgggatgatttgaatacttttttgttaGTCATTAATTTGATTGGAattaaaatacaataaaattcacatGTGTTCTATTTGTGGCTTGTGTTATTAGCTGAGATAGAGAAAACGAGAAGCAATGATCTCTATTACACCAAAATACATTCCCAatggatattttattttttctatgttCATTTTATagacaaaaaaggaagaagaaatacATTAGAagggggaaaagaaaaaaaacctcACCCTTGGCATTACATGAGGAATAAATAATATGTACATCCACAAGGCTGTGACAGCAAAATACTACCTTATAACTCGCTCATCAGTATAAGCTAAAAGAGATGATAGGATGCAATTGCTGGCCTAAAGCCTTTGGGCCAAATGGAAACAGAGTCAACGCAGAGGCCCCCTTTTGTGTGTGTGCAGTCGATCTGTATCATTGAGAACTTAATTTTGATTGGTGCGCTGGAGCTCCTGATAGCAAAATCTCCTACGTGGTAATGGAGCCAACTTCCTGGTTCGTCTAGATAACACTTGGATTGAGCAAGTTGACCATCCGACGTTGATAGTTGAAATCTTACTGGCTTCTTGTCCCATCCATGTATGTGCTCAGGGCTACAGACGCGGCGGCCAAGTCGTCTAATGGCTCTACCTAAATGAAGTCGAAAAAATAGGCTGTATATACCTTCTGGAAAGCAGAATTCTACTTCCCCACGTACCTCAAGCCACCATATTTGATGAAGGTATGCAACCATGTGAAACCTACAAGGTAACGAGCTTCATGTCAGTTTACTTTGTACAAATCACAAAATTCTTTTAGGATGAATGAGAATCAAAACTACAGAACAGTGCACGGTTGCAGCTGCCGTTGTTCATCATTCTATAATGACAAATAGCATGGGCTGAATTGTCGACGAATAATTCTGGATTTCTGGTCTATAGTACCTTTGCTCAGTATTCCAGTTAAGTGTTTCAATTGGTAAAGCAAGGTATTAATTAGATTGCACCCAGCATAATAATGCGATCCAATATTCTGAGAGACAATGATGACTGGAAATCCTTCCGAGTATCATCGGTCAGTCTCCCAAAATGTTAAATCGTCTTGAAATAGGTACACTTCAGTAAAGAAAATGCTAATAATGCATACGGGAATCACCAAAGGAAAGAAATATCACTACATAACAATCTACGAACCCAGCAGTCACAGTATATATCTGTTGTTCATTCTACCGAAGGATGTCCTgacataaaatcaaaattttatgaaAGCAAAGATACACTTAAAAAGCCTTAAGGTGGGATACGATGTTGAAGAGCTAAGAAATAATAATGTTTACATCATGATATGGTGCGGGATGGAGATGCACCACACACTGGTTATGTGCATCCGCCAACTAGAGTTAATTGGTTTGTCCTTCTATGTAACAGTAGATGTTGAACCACTTAACGAAGCTGTCTTTTACGTCAAGTAAGATACTTTGGAATTACTAGTCATTCATTACGACATAAAGATGCCAGAGAGGAAGTTTAAACAACATGATCTACAAATTCAATGGAATAAATTTGCAGTATAGAAGCAAAACTAAAGCTGGGAACATGAGAATGTTCACATCATGATATGGTGCAGGAAGGAGATGCACCACACATTGGTTATGTGTACCTGGCAGCTAGCATTAATTGGTTTGTTCTTTTATGTAACAGTAGATGTTGAACCAATTAACTAGGCTGTCTTTTACGTCAAGTAAGATACTTTGGTATTACAAGCCATTCATTCCAACATAAAGATGCCAGAGAGGAAGTTCAAATAACATGATCCACAAATTCAATGGAATAAATATGCAGTACTGAAGCAAAACTAAAGCTGGAAACATGAGAAGTGAGTAGTGTGGAATGGGAGAAGATACAGTAACCGAGTGGTCAAGCTGTCACCACAGTAACATACTTGATAGTTCTGTATAGATGTTGTATAAGCTGATAATGACATTATGCAGCAACAACCTATTCAGCCAATCCAAGTAGACAAGCAATCCAACCCTACCGCAAAATTTATAATCGAGTGGTCAGGCTTTGTACCAACCCTTACAGTCAAACAATCCAACCACAAGTTTTCATATAATTCAACCCTACCGCAAAATTATGACATAGATACAAGCATATTAAAAGAGAACATTAACGATACAACTTAACTCAAGGTAGCACATGTACTTAAGCTCACAATGTAAGATCGACAAGCACGAGCTAGATCGTACTTCAAAGTAAGTAAAATCACATATTTCTCAGACGTATGTTAACAAATATTAACTTTCTGAAGTAAAACAGAGCCTTAAATATTCTGATTAATGGTTATGGTAATCAAAGCAGAAACTTAACCAGAGACGATAACAACATGAAATATTTAAGCATAGAAAACTAGGGAAGGCATTTACCTAGATTCAGCAGTAGGTATAAAGTTCCAGTATCTCCTATCGTCAATCCCCGTGATTGACATTGCCTTTGAAGAAATCGACATACAAATCAAACATCGGCTTTTCTCCAGGCAAAATTCCTACACGATTCACCCAAAATAAAGAAGTTCCATCTATATAAGAAAAACAGCCACCAAATCAGAAAACTGATAATTGAGTTATAAAATTTATCATCAAATCAGGTAACTTTCATTTACTTCTGAAATGAGCACCTTTGCATACGACAAGCGAATAGAAGCCAAATACCCCAAATCCAAAAGATATGGGATGTCGTAATTAGCTTATTTCAACAACAAAAAATCCCCTCTATTTTTGTTTCCCTTACTCTTTTACTTCGTTGAACTACAAGATGCGGATGAATTAAGTCGAATGATGAAAAGGAGAGAAGATTCTGCACCCATACCATGTATGCCCCATTAAAGGGATTGCGACGACAAAGCAGTGCAAAGATCTGCTTCTTGCTAAGCTTTTGCCCGTCGGAATTATCCTCGCCCAACGCCTTCCCCAACAAATACATATAATTCCCGGGCAACTTCGCCTCCCAGACGACGTCAGAAGACGCCGCAGCCCGGAAGGTGTGACAAAGCCGAGCCAGCCGGCAGATTTCCGGCGGGTCAAGCCGTAGCAGGATCCCCGCCACGCAGCTCTCCGGCAGGTCCCCGAGCCCCGTCCGGCCGCTTGGCCTCTCCAGCCCCGCGGCGCTCGAGTTCCCGTTCCCCATGGAAGACGCCAACCCCAGCCGCCAATCCAAATCCCCACCGGAGACGTCCGCTCGAAAAGGAGCGATCTTGATCTTGACGGGGGCCTAATTGGGGCGGCACCGGTAGAGGGTGAGGGAtttggaggagaggaggagggcgACGCCGGATCGCTTCGCGGAAGGCGGCAGattcaggaggaggaggagacgaagCCCACCATCCATTCCAATTCGCGCGAGCTCGCCGGCTTCGCCGTTTGGCTTCTGGACGCAGCAGCTCGTTCTTGTGGATGCTTCTGTTGCGACCCTCTCTACGGTCTATTTATTGGAcactgaaaataaataaaataagtcATTTTTCACATAATTACGAAAAAACGTTGCAACATAACGTAACATTCTCGTGAGCTAATAATAATTGCAATGCATTGGAACGTCTCCTCCACATATCCAAAATATtcatcaacatatcatgttgCTGATTAGATCATGCCTAAGATGTCCGTCAATATGCTACCTAACTTAAGTGAATTATTAGGATTCATGTTGATTACTAGGTTGGAGACAATAATACCTTATACACTCACTCAATTACACACAATTTATTGTATATAGCTAAGCAAACTAATATTAATCTCTAAAAAATATTGATCAAATGATAACTTTTGTGTCATTTCAtagacacaaaaaagaaaaacataaatattCCTTCGTTTGGGGGCTCGCACAAAATAGTGTGGTCCTCGTGGGGCTCACAGCTGACGACCAATGGGAGACCTCCCTACCTCCCTTTTGCCCGCTTTGGACAAGAGACAACAATTCCAAAGGTTGCCCACTCATGTGAATCAAAAGAAGCAACTTTAGAGTTCAGGGAGACAGCTTACCAAGCGCATCCTGTGCCAAGCGATAAGAATTCCAGGGGGCTTAGGTTGACACTAAGAATGCATGCTTAAAACACTGGGATCATTTGGGTAACCTTTCACATCCACATCATTTGTATCGACTAAGAAGCATCATGAACAGCAATGGAATCTGCCTCGTCGAGTGATTGGATGTGGATGAGAAGAGACCGGGCTGCTCGACGAGTAGCCATCAATATGTTTCTTTCCAAGTCAAAGCCCTGATTGATTGAAGCTTCTTCACGGACGTGTTTCGCAAGCCATGCTTGGTGAGGTTTTGAGCACATAACGGAAGGGTGATTGATGGGGAGAGGCGGCAACTTGCAGGTACATGTTGGAGGCTGCATTTGGTGAGCTGGCCTTCCGTTCTTCTTGTGCTTCGTGCTGGTGACTTATCCCTCCGAGGCACAAGATTTATATCAGTATTATTATTTTCGTGCATGTAGATATTGTAGCTATTTTATGGTGTCCATCCATCATccggttctctttcagaagaagctGGAGATGAGGGTTTAACGATGCCGCCGTTTCTATGATGTCATAATGCTCACGGTGACAGTGCcactcgaagaagaagaagccttcTATATTCCTGGTGTTGACGAGCTTAACATCGATTACCATAAAACTTTCTCTCAAGTTGGATTCTTACGACATAACAAGAAAATATAGAGATGAGATCAAACCTCTCCTTCTCCCTGATATCATCTCAATACTTTCTCCCCTCGAAAAACAAAAGGCTGTTTGGTTACTCACATGCAATAATCgatcttagagagagagagagagagagaaagagaatatatatatatacacacacatatattttgCAATCTTGCAGATTGATTGAAAGGTGTTTGTATCAAAAATCCAAagttttggttcttctcggctagtTTGTTGCCACAAAGCAGCAGGTTGGTTGATGCATCACAGACGCATCATGTGGATGGAGCTGGCAACACATTGGAACTTTCTtaggtttctttcctttttcttgggCATCTCTCCCTCATCTTTCCTGCACACGTCCATCTGCAGGCCTCACCAGCTATCATATCATTTGATCTAAAAGAGCACCTCTAGATACCTGGAAAGGGGACGCCCACAAGAACATGTAAGCAAAGAATCCAGACCCCGAGTGCGTGGATCTGAGTCATCAAAGACGCAGATCCTGCCTACCCATCTGTTCTTGCGGCCAGTGATGAACAAAGCAACAAAAGAGACGAAAAAAAGGGGCGGAAAACTAAGGCAATTTGGCCGTCTCAACGCTGTGATTGGTTGAGAGAGCAAACACGCCAAGAATCGTATGCATTATTAAGCATACTACTGACCAGTTGACCAAGCCTTGGATCCTGCAACTACAACAGTAGGTGATGAGAAATGGACGGCAGGAAGTTGGCGCTAAAAGCGAAAACTCATCACTAGAAGCTTTCAGGTAAtgtaatgataacatgttttgGATCAATGAACTTCTATTTCACCATCAAAGCATTTGATGAAGAATGTGCTTCATATCTCTCTTCTCGCTAATTCCATGGAAAAACTTCTTGTACAATCAGTTTTTACCTCCTCCAATCACTAGATCAAGATGCTAATTTGTTTTGTGGTTTATAACATCTGGACTCCCATTCTTCTGCTTCCTTGTTATTtagatttcttttttatctttcaaatttttaaaaaattataataattaatgaTAAAGAGTATACTATCAATTAATTATTATTCGACATATTATCGCCATGTATAGTCCTCGGtgggagaaaaaaaaatcaagactatctttcttttataacaaagtataaaaatatatcctcAACACAACTAAAGAGAGACAATCTTTTTTTGACCACTCGGATTCATAGTTATGCATATCGAGTTTCTAACTTGGGCGCTAGAAGAACTAGGTCGAGAACATTTTTCTAACCACCCAAATCCATATTTATACATCTTGGGTTTATAATTTAGATGTCGGagagattagataaaaaaaaccTCTCTTAACCTTAGTATTCATGCCGATGACACCTTGGGAGCTTAGTGTTATCATCTCGAAAACATCTCTAATAACCATACGTATACAGGTCAGGACCATGTCGGATTGATCAAGACATCAATaacttatttttaataattaattaataatacaaTTAATAATTAACTATTAATATAAACTAAATTACAATGGTCTGCTCAAGAATCTTGATCCACCTTTCATAGCTTCGATTAGTCTATGAATGCAATAAGAAAACCTGAAGATCTGAAGATCTGAACTTTTTGGACATGGTGCAGCTGGTCAATCCGATTGGATTATCGATCGTCATCGTAAAATAGAAAATCTTCCGATCAAACACAAATTCGTAGGTTGTTTAGCGTTCACGCGGGTCCATCTTCTTGTGCCAAGCCAAGCTAGAGAATTCCATGTCAATTCCAAGTATCTTTTGGTTACATGATTCCAGACTCTTGATTGTCTTCAAGAACTGGCCCATTATCTTCTGGCAAACAGCAATCTGTACTCGACAATTTTGAGATGGAAACACTTATCGTATCACCTAAATCAAAAGTAGAGACATGAAAATCTAATTCCATTAGAATAATATGGTGAACGCCAACGAAAAAGCCAATTAGTGTCAATCAGAGACCCCACGGATAAGATGAAACTTGGGTTTGCAAATGGTACAAGCAGCCTGAAACACTTTGACGTGTATGATAACACAAGTAAAAGACACCGAGATCTCACGAAGAAGCTTCTGCTGACACTCTTGTCCTTGGACCTTTAACATCTGTCCAAAGTGGACGGCACTTTTCCGAGAGCTTCATTGTATCCAACTAGCTCTCTACCTCTGGATTTTCTCATGATTGCTTACGAGGCGGCATCTACACAAAGGAGCTGCAATTCCGAGTAGAAGTCTTTTCCAGTTAGGCTACTTATTACACGCCTGACATTAAGTGCATGCAGACGTGtctagaatctgcaagagttcagCTTGTACAATAAAGCTATCTAATCATGTACGGTGGCCATTATCTGCAAATGCCATGATATGTTTGGCCTTACATCACACTTGAATTTGTATTCTCTCTTTAGAAATATGTGGATCGTAGGGAAGAGATTGGTGAAAAATTCTACCATCTTTTCTGGACTAAGCAGAATCGATCGATctaaggagaagtacaattctaCCATCTTTTCTGGCCTTACATAGATAACAGAGATTTCCTATggtaatagagagatttcctcaactgtataGTAaatgagattttctcaactgcataAGCTAATCTCTCTGCttagttaaagaaatcttatctttgtataaatagacttcatatgatactaattgaaatatatttttcttcattatcTTATTTCTTCATCACCGATATATGAGACATGTCTACAAATTATAAAAAAtcatttatggactccgtcaagctccgaaagcttggtatactgaacttggatcgtttctgatatcaattggcttcatcaactccaagtctgatacatcTTTATCCCTACAACAACAACAtgaaaatacaatatatcttctagtatatataGATGATATAATTGTTACAGGCAATGATCCCTTAAAGATTCGGAtatttttaaagcaattggctgatcgattctcccttaaagatttagaacccttgagctactttatagaaatagaagaataaaaacTGTATTAATGAAGGAAATCAGATCTTGTGCGTAGAGTTGCACTGTATTATCAATGATAGATGCATAGAAACTGGTTATTCTTGTTGCGTGTTAGGAAAGAACCATCAAACGAGATCAATAGTGATAGAATCCTTTCGCTTTGTCAATGATGTCCTCACTTGAGATCGAAATAAATTGAAGAAACACATGCAAAAGCATACAGGCGAGAAGTAAGGAAATCGCCGGGGTTTGCGTCTTCAACTAGGTTGTGAAGGAAAACGTGATCTCTCCTATAGGAAGAGGCACAATCACAGCAGTTGTACTGTTTAATGGACGCATATGCATGTCCGGTCCAGGCACCTATACCGGCAAGAATGAACATGGGGATCCATTCTAAGAGGGCTCCTCTGCCTGAAGGGAGGAGACGCTGCTTATGTTCAGAACGTGCTCAAGGAATGTAGCAAAACAAAAGCATGAATCTGAAGAACTTCGGGCAACTCAGCTACGCAATTGATCCGGTACAATTTGACAGCATACCATAGCCACAACAGCACCAATGTGGCAAATCATGTAAACAGATCAGACAATGCGACCATCCCCCCCTAGCCTATGTAGGACCGTATAAGAGATGTCGTCAGGTACGAAGCTATCCCGAAAGGTTCGAAATAGTACCATCTAGCACAAAGCTATCCCGAAATGATCGGGATGGCGTCGCTTGGGGACGATCCGCACATGTTGACCGGAATGGCACCATCGAGTATAGAGCCGCCCCGGAATGATCGAAACGGTGCCACTCGGGGATGATCCACATATGTTGATCGGAACGACATAGTCAAGCATAAAGGCATGGGTCAGCCGCTTAAGGGGTCGATGATCATTAACATATGAGGTACGACCGATTCCCGTGTGCAGGTATAAAAGTTCGTCACTTGATCAGTGTCAAGGGGACTTTGAACACTCAACTCTTTCTAATTTCATCAAAAGCTAACTTAAGCTTCAGATGGATCGAGTCGGGAAATCCCTCTCCTGacctcgacctgtgtgcagggactgACGACAAAGAAGCAGACGATAAGAACCATAGCTCAACCCGACCTGCCACGCACTTCCGCTCCCCTAGTCGTAAAGGTTCACTCAACAGCAATCTAAAAGCAAAATAGTTAAAAGGATTAACAGCTAACCTATTCTAATTAAAAAGGATTTCAGTGACATACATATATGTTCATTTTATACGTTCTGGAAAAACCTGTAGATTAAATGCAAACAGCAACATATCTTACGTCGACTGCTGGGATAGAGAGAGGGGGATTCTGCTTATTACTAACATATTACTTTAGCATCAGTTTTGATATGGGAATTACAACCTGTACGCCACCTCTGGTCAACACGTGGCTGACATATGGATGACATGTGGTCGACACGCATCATAAGAGTGGCATATGGCCAACACATAGGCAACACGTGGCTGATTGCATGACAAACCAACTACCATCACCTCTGGGATTCAACCCGTCATGAGACCATAACCATAATTAAGCCTAAGATTAGTGTATAGCTACTCCCATTATAAAAAGAGCTCACTAAGTACACTTTCCAtagattaaaattattttcatgagTTCATCTGAACTATTTAAACCTTAAGCTAACTAAAACATCGGAGAGACATTAGTCAGAAATATTCCTGACTTAGTTTTATATAGTCGACATCTTCAAAGTTGGATGGATTAAACCTCAGTTGATTTCGAAATAACTCTTAGTTTAGACAAATATGTGAGTTCATCTAAAGCAAATAATCTTTTGTGCGCGTGCTAATGATGACTTATCAAGCTTCATAATTATTTACTTACTAATCATGGGTGCTATTCATGCTACTGTAATATTGCTACAGTGCCAAAAGAAAATAGAGGCACCTTCGGATTCGTCAATCCAACTTTACATAAGGAAATGTCGGCTTGGATTTAGGAGATAGTGCATCCAAGCGAAGGCTGCATCGGCCTCGTGCAACATTCTCATATGCACATTCTCCGATCCAACAAACACACTTTAGCACTGTAGACTGCAATAGAAGAAATGCTCGCTGATCAACAAAATCTAAATTTTGAATGCCTTCCAGAATTCCGTAAGGGAAAAAAGTGATGCAAATGATGATTTTAAGTATGATATGGACAAACACAATAAGAACAAGCAAAGCCACAgcaataaaaagagaaaaaggtTAGCATATTTTACAAGCATAATCAATTGTTAGATAATTGTCATGAAGTATTAGATGCCTCATCGTTGCTCGGCCTCGATGAGTATAAGaaatctagaaaaaaaaaattattactaaaGGGCGTACttagtatatatatatgaggTTTTCGTCAATACGGAGTCGATGGAGCGTCGATGTGCATaatcttatttttaaatattaaaaaaatatcttcataACTCAAACTCCTGATCTTTCAAATCGTAAAAAAAAATAACCTTGTCGTTACACCAAGACCTACCCTGAAAGGAGTGAGGATTACTCCTAAACTCAATTTCAATAGGATTGTGGATCATGACCGTGTTTACGACATTGACGGACTTGATGAAATCGACATGATCGACTCCAATTATCATAATTTTGATGAATTGGGTGAGTAACCCCGTCATATCgtataagaaaattaaaaaagcttAGATTCATACAGACACACCCTACCGGCACACGAAGGGTTATCAGGAATGGTAAGCTAGTTGACTCTCATCGAATTTTAGCACTATGAAGTACATTAGCATCATCTACAACCACAACGGTAAATAATAACAAAAAGTTTCCATCTATTCAGGAAATTTCCTTTTGTGTTGTAAGATGACTGAAAGGCATAGTGATCTTCCGTTGCTTGGACACAGAATTACTCCAATGTTTTTGTTCCGCACGTCAACTCATAAATTTTAGTTACCGAAAGAAGAAAGCGT from Musa acuminata AAA Group cultivar baxijiao chromosome BXJ1-3, Cavendish_Baxijiao_AAA, whole genome shotgun sequence encodes the following:
- the LOC135621834 gene encoding F-box protein PP2-A13-like; the encoded protein is MGNGNSSAAGLERPSGRTGLGDLPESCVAGILLRLDPPEICRLARLCHTFRAAASSDVVWEAKLPGNYMYLLGKALGEDNSDGQKLSKKQIFALLCRRNPFNGAYMEFCLEKSRCLICMSISSKAMSITGIDDRRYWNFIPTAESRFHMVAYLHQIWWLEVRGEVEFCFPEGIYSLFFRLHLGRAIRRLGRRVCSPEHIHGWDKKPVRFQLSTSDGQLAQSKCYLDEPGSWLHYHVGDFAIRSSSAPIKIKFSMIQIDCTHTKGGLCVDSVSIWPKGFRPAIASYHLF